A stretch of DNA from Temnothorax longispinosus isolate EJ_2023e unplaced genomic scaffold, Tlon_JGU_v1 HiC_scaffold_729, whole genome shotgun sequence:
attttgatgagTTTTTCCAATATCCTAAtcataatatgattttatgcGTAAAATTTGTTGAGCAggtttgaaattaaaataaacattatctCTGAATACCGGATATGCTTAAACTTGCCATGATTCTTTTTCAGAAAGACTCTCTGTCCTACAAGACGTACAAGAAAAACTATGCTGTTATACTTCAGGCTATATGCGACTCTGAGTTGGTGTTTCTGGATTGCTTTACCGGTTACCCAGGATCTGTCGGTGATATAAGGGTGTTCAGGAATTCTGATCTTTGGTCAGAAGTGCAGAGGGATAGACAGTTATATTTCCCTAACGAGGAATACATCATTGGTGACAAAGCTTACCCTGTCTTGCGTTGGTGTATTTCTGCTTTTCGTGATCGTGGTAATCTTACAGCGGTGAGTACATACGAATGAGTCCCAGTTACGCACAGAATAAATCGGACACAGCAGGTTGAATTAATTGGACATAATAAGAAACGGACAAACAGCGGTTGGAATCGGACACAGGGCCAATCGGACACAATTTCTATCGACGAGGTGAAACGAACTTCGCTTCGTgcggaaagttgtaaacctaTATGTAATTGTACAGTTATAGACCTTGTCAATGATTTAAAGCACCGGTCGATATGTGTAGATCTCGATTTGCGCAGAAAATTACAAACCCATGTGGAATTGTGTCCGATTAGCATTGTATCCGATTCTAACCGCTATGGGTTCTTATTGTGTCCGATTCATCAACCTGCTGTGTCCGAATTATTCTGTGCGCAACTGAGATTTCCCGGTACACCGTACGCACATACTTTATTTGGATCTTCGGTGCTTGTATCTATACAATCATAttagtttttcattttttagtttttctcACAtggtaaacattttttaaatttttttgctgcATGTCTAAACCATGAAATTATCAGGCCATTTTCCTTTGCAGGCTCAAAAAAGATTCAACGACATACTGTCTAAAGTTAGGCAAGTCATTGAACGGGCTTTTGCATTGTTGAAAGGAAGATTTCGGAGGCTGAAGTATCTAGACATGAATAGAACGGACATGATCCCCTTTGTGATAATTGCTTGCACAGTTCTTCACAACATCTGCCTCGAAAAACTTGATGAAAACATAGAAGAATACATCATAGAAGGCCAGGAAAATGAAGTCCATGCTGTTCAAGACCCAGTGGCAGATGTAGATGATGCTGGTGGTGTGGCAAAAAGGAATTATCTCGCAACGCTTGTTTAGTTTAATATAGTCATGTAACACTTCTAatcatgtattattttgtcaGTAAACAAGGTTTCTTGATGGAAACTAAAGTAATTGAATCAAagcataaatatttgttatagaaCTGTATTTATTCTCAATCATGTCATTTTacttggaaaatatatatccttagaacttatatgtttaaaattatatattacaaaaaatatatatatccttaaCATAACTCAAAGTGTTTCTCAGTCTTTAATCATTAAATCACATTAAATACCTGAATTGACAACATATGCAAAGAATCTAATAACCCCAATAATACTTAAGGTAGCATCaatcacaaaaaaatgtaactcCTATATCTTTtgtatgataattaatatcctACATTCTTACTATTAAATCATGtctaaattcttttatacctttaacataaaaatataggaGGTACATAAGctgacaatatttaaaaaaaatcttaaaaatatttgaggtAGGACCAATCCTTAAAAAATCAAACtcttctataattatatacaattaatttcataCAATTATGTAAGTTTGATTTTTTACAACTTAAGAGACTGAAGTACTTAAactattaaagattaatatagaaaaaaaagaatactactaaataataataagagtaCTATTAAGAGTAAATGCAAATCAggaacaaaacaaaaattgcaCAATAAACGGAAATCATCTCAGACTAGCTGGAGAACTGTATCAAATAACGAAAtcatacattaatttaatctttggTCATAGACCTTCTTAGTCTCTCTAGTAGCCAACGGAAGTGTCAAGTGCTTCAATAATATGGAACTCCAcaataaaaaacaagaaagGAATTAAAGAAAGTAATGCACATTGTCAAAACAgagaaaaactatacaccacTTACAACTCCTATAACTTCTCTAGGAGTCGGTTCATTGCACTTTGATAAACCTCAATGGCACGATCCTGTCGCTCCATACGCTCAGTGTGCCTCTTCTGTTGcgcctcttcttttttcttagatTCCTCTGTTCTTATGGTAAGTAGCCTTTCGATGTTTCTTtcagtaatacttttcttttttttagatttaggAGTAGAAATACATCCATTTTCACTGTCGCCTTCACTGCTGCCTATGAGTACAGAAGATGCACTTGAACAGTTCTGAGTATCAAATTCATTACGCCTCTTTAGTGTTGAAGCTATGGACACAGGCTTCACAGCTGGCTTATCGCCAAGAACATCATCCATTTCGTTATAAAACTTGCATGTAGCAACTGGAAGACCACTGCCCTTCTCATTCTGATCCTTAGCTTTTACATAGTGTTTTCTAAGGTCCTTAAATTTGTCTTCACATTGCTGTCCGGTATAGTTCCAGATTgggttctctttttttaacttgCTAGCTATCATTTCCCAGacttttttattagtaatGGTAGTGCTCTTGAAATAGCTCTCGTGTCCTTTCCATTCGTCAATGAGAGTTTTAACGGCATAATCATCCTTCCATGACGCTGCACCTGTagcaaaaaaagaattggTAATGAATAAAGCAGACAAAGTgcataagaag
This window harbors:
- the LOC139824973 gene encoding uncharacterized protein codes for the protein MNRKLLVTENGSPLIENNKLVVWNDDDNCPVYLDLTPENLASFNLRVEINSSGETSVPETELLFDEQPVVNSEENKKSTVNISGKKGAASWKDDYAVKTLIDEWKGHESYFKSTTITNKKVWEMIASKLKKENPIWNYTGQQCEDKFKDLRKHYVKAKDQNEKGSGLPVATCKFYNEMDDVLGDKPAVKPVSIASTLKRRNEFDTQNCSSASSVLIGSSEGDSENGCISTPKSKKKKSITERNIERLLTIRTEESKKKEEAQQKRHTERMERQDRAIEVYQSAMNRLLEKL